In one Anas platyrhynchos isolate ZD024472 breed Pekin duck chromosome 8, IASCAAS_PekinDuck_T2T, whole genome shotgun sequence genomic region, the following are encoded:
- the GADD45A gene encoding growth arrest and DNA damage-inducible protein GADD45 alpha — protein sequence MTLEGLPGEHRTAGRMEQAGDALEEVLSKALSQRSLTLGVYEAAKLLNVDPDNVVLCLLAADEEEAEDAALQIHFTLIQAFCCENDINILRVSNPARLAQLLLPHTATEPPTDLHCVLVTNPHASQWKDPALSQLMCFCRERRYADQWVPVINLPER from the exons ATGACTCTGGAGGGGCTGCCTGGCGAGCACCGCACGGCCGGCAG GATGGAGCAGGCGGGGGACGCGCTGGAGGAGGTGCTGAGCAAGGCGCTGAGCCAGCGGAGCCTCACCCTGGGCGTCTACGAGGCGGCCAAACTGCTCAACGT GGACCCGGATAACgtggtgctgtgcctgctggcGGCGGACGAGGAGGAAGCGGAGGACGCGGCGCTGCAGATCCACTTCACCCTCATCCAGGCTTTCTGCTGCGAGAACGACATCAACATCCTGCGGGTCAGCAACCCGGCCCGCCTGgcgcagctcctgctgccccacaCCGCCACCGAGCCCCCCACCGACCTCCACTGCGTCCTGGTCACG AACCCCCACGCGTCCCAGTGGAAGGACCCGGCGCTGAGTCAGCTCATGTGCTTCTGCCGGGAGCGGCGCTACGCCGACCAGTGGGTGCCGGTCATCAACCTCCCCGAGCGGTGA